Proteins encoded together in one Chaetodon auriga isolate fChaAug3 chromosome 20, fChaAug3.hap1, whole genome shotgun sequence window:
- the rhbdf1b gene encoding inactive rhomboid protein 1 isoform X1 — MDEPASRSSSLQRKKPPWLKLDIPTIQLTPDDTPAPTQPVKRLRSVSMPGENPQACIAALETSNNYLRPPLERLPSFTQSIKSEKRVHFERVNTVPPKGQRGPRRVSAVRRRSCIPKILARRRSSIPKQIIRGTADWFGVSKDSDSTQRWRRKSLQHCSHLYGGLKAQVMREMELHSQDNLSLASTETPPPLYLPPHHPSHHHYGMQRIVDPLARGRAFRMVEDADGFSVPQTPITPGTASLCSFSSSRSALNRLPRRRKRESVAVMSFKAAAALMKGRTLGDSTAGRCRRRSFMPPGFYEDDTADFPDDLDTSFFTRDGLQDELSSYADEVFETPSEAALKQLDESELTGSALDKNELERSHLMLPLERGWRKAKDASLVQPKVRLRQEVVSVNSHQQRGQRIVVPVKKLFAREKRPYGLGMVGRLTNRTYRKRIDSFVKRQIEDMDDHRPFFTYWITFVHLLITILAVAIYGIAPVGFSQHETVDSVLRNKGVYENVKFVQQQNFWVGPSSEALIHLGAKFSPCMRQDQEIHKLIQEKRARERESGCCVRNDRSGCLQTLQEECSSTLAVWVKWPQHPSAPYLNGTLRQHGSVCHQDPRICLEPASVSPHEWSDDITRWPVCTRYNSGNHTNLPHIDCTITGRPCCIGTKGRCEITSREYCDFMHGYFHEEATLCSQVACMDDVCGLLPFLNPEIPDQFSRLWLSLFLHAGILHCLVSVFFQMTVLRDIEKLAGWLRISIIYMLSGITGNLASSIFLPYRAEVGPAGSQFGILACLFVELFQSWQILERPWRAFAKLLAISVFFFSFGLLPWIDNFAHICGFVSGFFLSFAFLPYISFGRSDMYRKRVQICVFLLIFLGLLSTLAVLFYVYPVKCDWCEYLTCIPITDKFCEKYDLNAHLL; from the exons ATGGATGAGCCGgccagcaggagcagcagcctgcagaggaaaaagCCGCCATGGCTCAAATTGGACATCCCGACCATCCAGCTGACGCCGGACGACACGCCCGCGCCCACCCAG cCGGTGAAGCGCCTGCGCAGCGTCAGCATGCCGGGGGAAAACCCTCAGGCCTGCATCGCTGCCTTGGAAACTTCCAACAACTACCTCAGACCTCCTCTGGAGAGACTGCCCTCCTTCACACAGTCCATCAAGag TGAGAAAAGGGTGCACTTTGAGCGGGTCAACACTGTTCCCCCGAAGGGCCAGAGGGGCCCCAGGAGGGTGTCGGCCGTTCGAAGGCGGTCCTGCATCCCCAAAATACTGGCGCGACGGCGTTCATCTATACCCAAACAGATCATCAG GGGTACGGCTGACTGGTTCGGGGTGAGCAAAGACAGCGACAGCACCCagcgatggaggaggaagagcctgcagcactgcagccatCTGTACGGGGGTCTCAAGGCACAGGTGATGCGGGAGATGGAGCTTCACAGCCAGGACAACCTCTCCCTGGCCAGCACTGagacccctccacccctctacCTCCCACCCCACCACCCCAGTCACCACCACTATGGCATGCAGCGG atcGTAGACCCCCTGGCCCGGGGTCGTGCCTTCCGCATGGTGGAAGACGCAGACGGCTTCAGTGTCCCGCAAACTCCCATCACGCCCGGCACcgcctccctctgctccttttcCAGCTCCCGCTCCGCCCTAAACCGGCTGCCACGAAGGCGCAAACGGGAGTCTGTCGCAGTCATGAgtttcaaagctgcagcagcgctAATGAAG ggccGAACGTTAGGCGACAGCACTGCCGGGCGGTGTCGCAGACGGAGCTTCATGCCTCCTGGTTTCTATGAAGACGACACTGCAGACTTCCCTGATGATCTGGACACTTCCTTCTTCACCAGA GACGGCCTGCAGGACGAGTTGTCCAGCTACGCCGATGAGGTTTTTGAGACACCGTCAGAGGCAGCCCTCAAACAGCTGGACGAGAGCGAGCTCACAGGAAGTGCGCTGGACAAGAATGAACTGGAGAGGAGTCACCTCATGCT GCCTTTAGAGCGAGGGTGGAGGAAGGCAAAAGATGCCTCTCTGGTCCAACCCAAGGTGCGCCTGAGGCAGGAAGTGGTGAGTGTCAACAGCCATCAGCAGCGGGGACAAAGGATCGTGGTTCCCGTTAAGAAGCTGTTTGCCAGAGAGAAGAGGCCCTACGGGCTCGGCATGGTCGGCCGCCTCACAAACCGGACATACCGCAAGCGCATTGACAGCTTTGTCAAAAGGCAGATTGAGGACATGGATGATCACAG GCCTTTTTTTACCTACTGGATAACATTTGTCCATTTGCTCATCACCATTCTGGCGGTCGCTATCTACGGCATTGCCCCCGTGGGCTTCTCACAACATGAAACTGTCGACTCC GTGCTGAGGAACAAGGGAGTTTATGAAAATGTTAAGTTTGTACAACAGCAAAACTTCTGGGTGGGTCCAAGCTCG GAGGCGCTGATTCACCTGGGAGCCAAGTTTTCCCCTTGCATGCGTCAAGACCAAGAGATCCACAAACTGATCCAGGagaagagagcgagggagagagagtccGGCTGCTGCGTGAGGAACGATCGCTCCGGCTGCCTGCAGACGCTACAGGAGGAGTGTTCG AGTACCCTGGCAGTGTGGGTGAAGTGGCCTCAGCACCCCAGTGCTCCCTATCTGAATGGCACACTACGGCAACATGGCTCAGTCTGCCACCAGGACCCCAG AATTTGTCTGGAGCCAGCCTCCGTTTCACCTCACGAGTggtctgatgacatcaccaggtGGCCA GTTTGTACAAGGTACAACTCTGGGAATCACACCAACCTCCCCCACATAGACTGCACCATCACAGGCCGGCCCTGCTGCATCGGAACCAAAGGACG ATGTGAAATCACTTCACGAGAGTACTGTGACTTCATGCACGGCTACTTCCACGAGGAGGCTACTCTGTGCTCACAG gtgGCCTGCATGGACGACGTGTGCGGTTTGCTGCCTTTCCTCAACCCAGAGATCCCAGACCAGTTCTCCAGACTCTGGCTGTCCCTCTTTCTTCATGCTGG gATCCTGCACTGCctggtgtcagtgtttttccagaTGACGGTGCTGAGGGACATAGAgaagctggctggctggctgagaATCTCCATCATCTACATGCTAAGTGGCATCACAGGCAACTTGGCCTCATCCATTTTCCTGCCCTACAGAGCAGAG GTGGGTCCTGCAGGCAGCCAGTTCGGCATCCTGGCCTGTCTCTTTGTGGAGCTGTTTCAGAGCTGGCAGATCCTCGAGCGGCCGTGGCGGGCCTTTGCCAAGCTGCTCGCCAtctcagtcttcttcttctcctttggTTTGCTTCCTTGGATCGACAACTTTGCCCACATCTGTGGTTTTGTGTCGGGATTCTTCCTGTCCTTCGCCTTCCTGCCGTACATTAG CTTCGGCCGTTCTGACATGTACCGGAAGCGGGTCCAGATCTGCGTCTTCCTGCTGATCTTCTTGGGTCTTCTGTCCACTCTGGCCGTCCTCTTCTACGTCTACCCTGTGAAGTGTGACTGGTGCGAGTACCTCACCTGCATCCCCATCACAGACAAGTTCTGCGAGAAATACGACCTGAACGCACACCTCCTCTGA
- the rhbdf1b gene encoding inactive rhomboid protein 1 isoform X3, with protein sequence MDEPASRSSSLQRKKPPWLKLDIPTIQLTPDDTPAPTQPVKRLRSVSMPGENPQACIAALETSNNYLRPPLERLPSFTQSIKRGTADWFGVSKDSDSTQRWRRKSLQHCSHLYGGLKAQVMREMELHSQDNLSLASTETPPPLYLPPHHPSHHHYGMQRIVDPLARGRAFRMVEDADGFSVPQTPITPGTASLCSFSSSRSALNRLPRRRKRESVAVMSFKAAAALMKGRTLGDSTAGRCRRRSFMPPGFYEDDTADFPDDLDTSFFTRDGLQDELSSYADEVFETPSEAALKQLDESELTGSALDKNELERSHLMLPLERGWRKAKDASLVQPKVRLRQEVVSVNSHQQRGQRIVVPVKKLFAREKRPYGLGMVGRLTNRTYRKRIDSFVKRQIEDMDDHRPFFTYWITFVHLLITILAVAIYGIAPVGFSQHETVDSVLRNKGVYENVKFVQQQNFWVGPSSEALIHLGAKFSPCMRQDQEIHKLIQEKRARERESGCCVRNDRSGCLQTLQEECSSTLAVWVKWPQHPSAPYLNGTLRQHGSVCHQDPRICLEPASVSPHEWSDDITRWPVCTRYNSGNHTNLPHIDCTITGRPCCIGTKGRCEITSREYCDFMHGYFHEEATLCSQVACMDDVCGLLPFLNPEIPDQFSRLWLSLFLHAGILHCLVSVFFQMTVLRDIEKLAGWLRISIIYMLSGITGNLASSIFLPYRAEVGPAGSQFGILACLFVELFQSWQILERPWRAFAKLLAISVFFFSFGLLPWIDNFAHICGFVSGFFLSFAFLPYISFGRSDMYRKRVQICVFLLIFLGLLSTLAVLFYVYPVKCDWCEYLTCIPITDKFCEKYDLNAHLL encoded by the exons ATGGATGAGCCGgccagcaggagcagcagcctgcagaggaaaaagCCGCCATGGCTCAAATTGGACATCCCGACCATCCAGCTGACGCCGGACGACACGCCCGCGCCCACCCAG cCGGTGAAGCGCCTGCGCAGCGTCAGCATGCCGGGGGAAAACCCTCAGGCCTGCATCGCTGCCTTGGAAACTTCCAACAACTACCTCAGACCTCCTCTGGAGAGACTGCCCTCCTTCACACAGTCCATCAAGag GGGTACGGCTGACTGGTTCGGGGTGAGCAAAGACAGCGACAGCACCCagcgatggaggaggaagagcctgcagcactgcagccatCTGTACGGGGGTCTCAAGGCACAGGTGATGCGGGAGATGGAGCTTCACAGCCAGGACAACCTCTCCCTGGCCAGCACTGagacccctccacccctctacCTCCCACCCCACCACCCCAGTCACCACCACTATGGCATGCAGCGG atcGTAGACCCCCTGGCCCGGGGTCGTGCCTTCCGCATGGTGGAAGACGCAGACGGCTTCAGTGTCCCGCAAACTCCCATCACGCCCGGCACcgcctccctctgctccttttcCAGCTCCCGCTCCGCCCTAAACCGGCTGCCACGAAGGCGCAAACGGGAGTCTGTCGCAGTCATGAgtttcaaagctgcagcagcgctAATGAAG ggccGAACGTTAGGCGACAGCACTGCCGGGCGGTGTCGCAGACGGAGCTTCATGCCTCCTGGTTTCTATGAAGACGACACTGCAGACTTCCCTGATGATCTGGACACTTCCTTCTTCACCAGA GACGGCCTGCAGGACGAGTTGTCCAGCTACGCCGATGAGGTTTTTGAGACACCGTCAGAGGCAGCCCTCAAACAGCTGGACGAGAGCGAGCTCACAGGAAGTGCGCTGGACAAGAATGAACTGGAGAGGAGTCACCTCATGCT GCCTTTAGAGCGAGGGTGGAGGAAGGCAAAAGATGCCTCTCTGGTCCAACCCAAGGTGCGCCTGAGGCAGGAAGTGGTGAGTGTCAACAGCCATCAGCAGCGGGGACAAAGGATCGTGGTTCCCGTTAAGAAGCTGTTTGCCAGAGAGAAGAGGCCCTACGGGCTCGGCATGGTCGGCCGCCTCACAAACCGGACATACCGCAAGCGCATTGACAGCTTTGTCAAAAGGCAGATTGAGGACATGGATGATCACAG GCCTTTTTTTACCTACTGGATAACATTTGTCCATTTGCTCATCACCATTCTGGCGGTCGCTATCTACGGCATTGCCCCCGTGGGCTTCTCACAACATGAAACTGTCGACTCC GTGCTGAGGAACAAGGGAGTTTATGAAAATGTTAAGTTTGTACAACAGCAAAACTTCTGGGTGGGTCCAAGCTCG GAGGCGCTGATTCACCTGGGAGCCAAGTTTTCCCCTTGCATGCGTCAAGACCAAGAGATCCACAAACTGATCCAGGagaagagagcgagggagagagagtccGGCTGCTGCGTGAGGAACGATCGCTCCGGCTGCCTGCAGACGCTACAGGAGGAGTGTTCG AGTACCCTGGCAGTGTGGGTGAAGTGGCCTCAGCACCCCAGTGCTCCCTATCTGAATGGCACACTACGGCAACATGGCTCAGTCTGCCACCAGGACCCCAG AATTTGTCTGGAGCCAGCCTCCGTTTCACCTCACGAGTggtctgatgacatcaccaggtGGCCA GTTTGTACAAGGTACAACTCTGGGAATCACACCAACCTCCCCCACATAGACTGCACCATCACAGGCCGGCCCTGCTGCATCGGAACCAAAGGACG ATGTGAAATCACTTCACGAGAGTACTGTGACTTCATGCACGGCTACTTCCACGAGGAGGCTACTCTGTGCTCACAG gtgGCCTGCATGGACGACGTGTGCGGTTTGCTGCCTTTCCTCAACCCAGAGATCCCAGACCAGTTCTCCAGACTCTGGCTGTCCCTCTTTCTTCATGCTGG gATCCTGCACTGCctggtgtcagtgtttttccagaTGACGGTGCTGAGGGACATAGAgaagctggctggctggctgagaATCTCCATCATCTACATGCTAAGTGGCATCACAGGCAACTTGGCCTCATCCATTTTCCTGCCCTACAGAGCAGAG GTGGGTCCTGCAGGCAGCCAGTTCGGCATCCTGGCCTGTCTCTTTGTGGAGCTGTTTCAGAGCTGGCAGATCCTCGAGCGGCCGTGGCGGGCCTTTGCCAAGCTGCTCGCCAtctcagtcttcttcttctcctttggTTTGCTTCCTTGGATCGACAACTTTGCCCACATCTGTGGTTTTGTGTCGGGATTCTTCCTGTCCTTCGCCTTCCTGCCGTACATTAG CTTCGGCCGTTCTGACATGTACCGGAAGCGGGTCCAGATCTGCGTCTTCCTGCTGATCTTCTTGGGTCTTCTGTCCACTCTGGCCGTCCTCTTCTACGTCTACCCTGTGAAGTGTGACTGGTGCGAGTACCTCACCTGCATCCCCATCACAGACAAGTTCTGCGAGAAATACGACCTGAACGCACACCTCCTCTGA
- the rhbdf1b gene encoding inactive rhomboid protein 1 isoform X2 translates to MDEPASRSSSLQRKKPPWLKLDIPTIQLTPDDTPAPTQPVKRLRSVSMPGENPQACIAALETSNNYLRPPLERLPSFTQSIKSEKRVHFERVNTVPPKGQRGPRRVSAVRRRSCIPKILARRRSSIPKQIIRGTADWFGVSKDSDSTQRWRRKSLQHCSHLYGGLKAQIVDPLARGRAFRMVEDADGFSVPQTPITPGTASLCSFSSSRSALNRLPRRRKRESVAVMSFKAAAALMKGRTLGDSTAGRCRRRSFMPPGFYEDDTADFPDDLDTSFFTRDGLQDELSSYADEVFETPSEAALKQLDESELTGSALDKNELERSHLMLPLERGWRKAKDASLVQPKVRLRQEVVSVNSHQQRGQRIVVPVKKLFAREKRPYGLGMVGRLTNRTYRKRIDSFVKRQIEDMDDHRPFFTYWITFVHLLITILAVAIYGIAPVGFSQHETVDSVLRNKGVYENVKFVQQQNFWVGPSSEALIHLGAKFSPCMRQDQEIHKLIQEKRARERESGCCVRNDRSGCLQTLQEECSSTLAVWVKWPQHPSAPYLNGTLRQHGSVCHQDPRICLEPASVSPHEWSDDITRWPVCTRYNSGNHTNLPHIDCTITGRPCCIGTKGRCEITSREYCDFMHGYFHEEATLCSQVACMDDVCGLLPFLNPEIPDQFSRLWLSLFLHAGILHCLVSVFFQMTVLRDIEKLAGWLRISIIYMLSGITGNLASSIFLPYRAEVGPAGSQFGILACLFVELFQSWQILERPWRAFAKLLAISVFFFSFGLLPWIDNFAHICGFVSGFFLSFAFLPYISFGRSDMYRKRVQICVFLLIFLGLLSTLAVLFYVYPVKCDWCEYLTCIPITDKFCEKYDLNAHLL, encoded by the exons ATGGATGAGCCGgccagcaggagcagcagcctgcagaggaaaaagCCGCCATGGCTCAAATTGGACATCCCGACCATCCAGCTGACGCCGGACGACACGCCCGCGCCCACCCAG cCGGTGAAGCGCCTGCGCAGCGTCAGCATGCCGGGGGAAAACCCTCAGGCCTGCATCGCTGCCTTGGAAACTTCCAACAACTACCTCAGACCTCCTCTGGAGAGACTGCCCTCCTTCACACAGTCCATCAAGag TGAGAAAAGGGTGCACTTTGAGCGGGTCAACACTGTTCCCCCGAAGGGCCAGAGGGGCCCCAGGAGGGTGTCGGCCGTTCGAAGGCGGTCCTGCATCCCCAAAATACTGGCGCGACGGCGTTCATCTATACCCAAACAGATCATCAG GGGTACGGCTGACTGGTTCGGGGTGAGCAAAGACAGCGACAGCACCCagcgatggaggaggaagagcctgcagcactgcagccatCTGTACGGGGGTCTCAAGGCACAG atcGTAGACCCCCTGGCCCGGGGTCGTGCCTTCCGCATGGTGGAAGACGCAGACGGCTTCAGTGTCCCGCAAACTCCCATCACGCCCGGCACcgcctccctctgctccttttcCAGCTCCCGCTCCGCCCTAAACCGGCTGCCACGAAGGCGCAAACGGGAGTCTGTCGCAGTCATGAgtttcaaagctgcagcagcgctAATGAAG ggccGAACGTTAGGCGACAGCACTGCCGGGCGGTGTCGCAGACGGAGCTTCATGCCTCCTGGTTTCTATGAAGACGACACTGCAGACTTCCCTGATGATCTGGACACTTCCTTCTTCACCAGA GACGGCCTGCAGGACGAGTTGTCCAGCTACGCCGATGAGGTTTTTGAGACACCGTCAGAGGCAGCCCTCAAACAGCTGGACGAGAGCGAGCTCACAGGAAGTGCGCTGGACAAGAATGAACTGGAGAGGAGTCACCTCATGCT GCCTTTAGAGCGAGGGTGGAGGAAGGCAAAAGATGCCTCTCTGGTCCAACCCAAGGTGCGCCTGAGGCAGGAAGTGGTGAGTGTCAACAGCCATCAGCAGCGGGGACAAAGGATCGTGGTTCCCGTTAAGAAGCTGTTTGCCAGAGAGAAGAGGCCCTACGGGCTCGGCATGGTCGGCCGCCTCACAAACCGGACATACCGCAAGCGCATTGACAGCTTTGTCAAAAGGCAGATTGAGGACATGGATGATCACAG GCCTTTTTTTACCTACTGGATAACATTTGTCCATTTGCTCATCACCATTCTGGCGGTCGCTATCTACGGCATTGCCCCCGTGGGCTTCTCACAACATGAAACTGTCGACTCC GTGCTGAGGAACAAGGGAGTTTATGAAAATGTTAAGTTTGTACAACAGCAAAACTTCTGGGTGGGTCCAAGCTCG GAGGCGCTGATTCACCTGGGAGCCAAGTTTTCCCCTTGCATGCGTCAAGACCAAGAGATCCACAAACTGATCCAGGagaagagagcgagggagagagagtccGGCTGCTGCGTGAGGAACGATCGCTCCGGCTGCCTGCAGACGCTACAGGAGGAGTGTTCG AGTACCCTGGCAGTGTGGGTGAAGTGGCCTCAGCACCCCAGTGCTCCCTATCTGAATGGCACACTACGGCAACATGGCTCAGTCTGCCACCAGGACCCCAG AATTTGTCTGGAGCCAGCCTCCGTTTCACCTCACGAGTggtctgatgacatcaccaggtGGCCA GTTTGTACAAGGTACAACTCTGGGAATCACACCAACCTCCCCCACATAGACTGCACCATCACAGGCCGGCCCTGCTGCATCGGAACCAAAGGACG ATGTGAAATCACTTCACGAGAGTACTGTGACTTCATGCACGGCTACTTCCACGAGGAGGCTACTCTGTGCTCACAG gtgGCCTGCATGGACGACGTGTGCGGTTTGCTGCCTTTCCTCAACCCAGAGATCCCAGACCAGTTCTCCAGACTCTGGCTGTCCCTCTTTCTTCATGCTGG gATCCTGCACTGCctggtgtcagtgtttttccagaTGACGGTGCTGAGGGACATAGAgaagctggctggctggctgagaATCTCCATCATCTACATGCTAAGTGGCATCACAGGCAACTTGGCCTCATCCATTTTCCTGCCCTACAGAGCAGAG GTGGGTCCTGCAGGCAGCCAGTTCGGCATCCTGGCCTGTCTCTTTGTGGAGCTGTTTCAGAGCTGGCAGATCCTCGAGCGGCCGTGGCGGGCCTTTGCCAAGCTGCTCGCCAtctcagtcttcttcttctcctttggTTTGCTTCCTTGGATCGACAACTTTGCCCACATCTGTGGTTTTGTGTCGGGATTCTTCCTGTCCTTCGCCTTCCTGCCGTACATTAG CTTCGGCCGTTCTGACATGTACCGGAAGCGGGTCCAGATCTGCGTCTTCCTGCTGATCTTCTTGGGTCTTCTGTCCACTCTGGCCGTCCTCTTCTACGTCTACCCTGTGAAGTGTGACTGGTGCGAGTACCTCACCTGCATCCCCATCACAGACAAGTTCTGCGAGAAATACGACCTGAACGCACACCTCCTCTGA
- the rhbdf1b gene encoding inactive rhomboid protein 1 isoform X4, producing MTQTLNPSWSSLDRGTADWFGVSKDSDSTQRWRRKSLQHCSHLYGGLKAQVMREMELHSQDNLSLASTETPPPLYLPPHHPSHHHYGMQRIVDPLARGRAFRMVEDADGFSVPQTPITPGTASLCSFSSSRSALNRLPRRRKRESVAVMSFKAAAALMKGRTLGDSTAGRCRRRSFMPPGFYEDDTADFPDDLDTSFFTRDGLQDELSSYADEVFETPSEAALKQLDESELTGSALDKNELERSHLMLPLERGWRKAKDASLVQPKVRLRQEVVSVNSHQQRGQRIVVPVKKLFAREKRPYGLGMVGRLTNRTYRKRIDSFVKRQIEDMDDHRPFFTYWITFVHLLITILAVAIYGIAPVGFSQHETVDSVLRNKGVYENVKFVQQQNFWVGPSSEALIHLGAKFSPCMRQDQEIHKLIQEKRARERESGCCVRNDRSGCLQTLQEECSSTLAVWVKWPQHPSAPYLNGTLRQHGSVCHQDPRICLEPASVSPHEWSDDITRWPVCTRYNSGNHTNLPHIDCTITGRPCCIGTKGRCEITSREYCDFMHGYFHEEATLCSQVACMDDVCGLLPFLNPEIPDQFSRLWLSLFLHAGILHCLVSVFFQMTVLRDIEKLAGWLRISIIYMLSGITGNLASSIFLPYRAEVGPAGSQFGILACLFVELFQSWQILERPWRAFAKLLAISVFFFSFGLLPWIDNFAHICGFVSGFFLSFAFLPYISFGRSDMYRKRVQICVFLLIFLGLLSTLAVLFYVYPVKCDWCEYLTCIPITDKFCEKYDLNAHLL from the exons ATGACCCAGACCCTGAACCCCTCCTGGAGCTCTCTGGACAG GGGTACGGCTGACTGGTTCGGGGTGAGCAAAGACAGCGACAGCACCCagcgatggaggaggaagagcctgcagcactgcagccatCTGTACGGGGGTCTCAAGGCACAGGTGATGCGGGAGATGGAGCTTCACAGCCAGGACAACCTCTCCCTGGCCAGCACTGagacccctccacccctctacCTCCCACCCCACCACCCCAGTCACCACCACTATGGCATGCAGCGG atcGTAGACCCCCTGGCCCGGGGTCGTGCCTTCCGCATGGTGGAAGACGCAGACGGCTTCAGTGTCCCGCAAACTCCCATCACGCCCGGCACcgcctccctctgctccttttcCAGCTCCCGCTCCGCCCTAAACCGGCTGCCACGAAGGCGCAAACGGGAGTCTGTCGCAGTCATGAgtttcaaagctgcagcagcgctAATGAAG ggccGAACGTTAGGCGACAGCACTGCCGGGCGGTGTCGCAGACGGAGCTTCATGCCTCCTGGTTTCTATGAAGACGACACTGCAGACTTCCCTGATGATCTGGACACTTCCTTCTTCACCAGA GACGGCCTGCAGGACGAGTTGTCCAGCTACGCCGATGAGGTTTTTGAGACACCGTCAGAGGCAGCCCTCAAACAGCTGGACGAGAGCGAGCTCACAGGAAGTGCGCTGGACAAGAATGAACTGGAGAGGAGTCACCTCATGCT GCCTTTAGAGCGAGGGTGGAGGAAGGCAAAAGATGCCTCTCTGGTCCAACCCAAGGTGCGCCTGAGGCAGGAAGTGGTGAGTGTCAACAGCCATCAGCAGCGGGGACAAAGGATCGTGGTTCCCGTTAAGAAGCTGTTTGCCAGAGAGAAGAGGCCCTACGGGCTCGGCATGGTCGGCCGCCTCACAAACCGGACATACCGCAAGCGCATTGACAGCTTTGTCAAAAGGCAGATTGAGGACATGGATGATCACAG GCCTTTTTTTACCTACTGGATAACATTTGTCCATTTGCTCATCACCATTCTGGCGGTCGCTATCTACGGCATTGCCCCCGTGGGCTTCTCACAACATGAAACTGTCGACTCC GTGCTGAGGAACAAGGGAGTTTATGAAAATGTTAAGTTTGTACAACAGCAAAACTTCTGGGTGGGTCCAAGCTCG GAGGCGCTGATTCACCTGGGAGCCAAGTTTTCCCCTTGCATGCGTCAAGACCAAGAGATCCACAAACTGATCCAGGagaagagagcgagggagagagagtccGGCTGCTGCGTGAGGAACGATCGCTCCGGCTGCCTGCAGACGCTACAGGAGGAGTGTTCG AGTACCCTGGCAGTGTGGGTGAAGTGGCCTCAGCACCCCAGTGCTCCCTATCTGAATGGCACACTACGGCAACATGGCTCAGTCTGCCACCAGGACCCCAG AATTTGTCTGGAGCCAGCCTCCGTTTCACCTCACGAGTggtctgatgacatcaccaggtGGCCA GTTTGTACAAGGTACAACTCTGGGAATCACACCAACCTCCCCCACATAGACTGCACCATCACAGGCCGGCCCTGCTGCATCGGAACCAAAGGACG ATGTGAAATCACTTCACGAGAGTACTGTGACTTCATGCACGGCTACTTCCACGAGGAGGCTACTCTGTGCTCACAG gtgGCCTGCATGGACGACGTGTGCGGTTTGCTGCCTTTCCTCAACCCAGAGATCCCAGACCAGTTCTCCAGACTCTGGCTGTCCCTCTTTCTTCATGCTGG gATCCTGCACTGCctggtgtcagtgtttttccagaTGACGGTGCTGAGGGACATAGAgaagctggctggctggctgagaATCTCCATCATCTACATGCTAAGTGGCATCACAGGCAACTTGGCCTCATCCATTTTCCTGCCCTACAGAGCAGAG GTGGGTCCTGCAGGCAGCCAGTTCGGCATCCTGGCCTGTCTCTTTGTGGAGCTGTTTCAGAGCTGGCAGATCCTCGAGCGGCCGTGGCGGGCCTTTGCCAAGCTGCTCGCCAtctcagtcttcttcttctcctttggTTTGCTTCCTTGGATCGACAACTTTGCCCACATCTGTGGTTTTGTGTCGGGATTCTTCCTGTCCTTCGCCTTCCTGCCGTACATTAG CTTCGGCCGTTCTGACATGTACCGGAAGCGGGTCCAGATCTGCGTCTTCCTGCTGATCTTCTTGGGTCTTCTGTCCACTCTGGCCGTCCTCTTCTACGTCTACCCTGTGAAGTGTGACTGGTGCGAGTACCTCACCTGCATCCCCATCACAGACAAGTTCTGCGAGAAATACGACCTGAACGCACACCTCCTCTGA